One window from the genome of Leptospira johnsonii encodes:
- the murA gene encoding UDP-N-acetylglucosamine 1-carboxyvinyltransferase, whose amino-acid sequence MSSPYFKIIGKNPLHGTVMPQGNKNEALPILGAVCLVPGEVIIENIPQISDVLMLMDVLRHLGMEVEDKGEGTFLFRNNGDLKSDLPAELCSKIRGAVTLAGPILAKTGRVFLPRPGGDKIGRRRMDTHLLALQALGAQIEVFPDGYEIKGDRLRGTDLLMDEASVTATENAVMAAVLSEGITILRHAASEPHVQRLCKFLVSAGAKISGIGSNILTIEGVSSLKTPDKPHRIGSDYLEIGSFISLAAVTGGEIFIGDVELEDIRMIRMVYSRLGIEVRPQDGGILVPSDQKMEIIPDYHGATPKIDDSPWPGFPADMTSVALVTATQCKGTVLIHEKMFESRLFFVDNIISMGAQIILCDPHRAIVIGPNRLYGQKVASPDIRAGMAMIIAALCAEGTSSIHNIVQIDRGFQDIDTRLRSLGAHIERIGEE is encoded by the coding sequence ATGAGCTCTCCATACTTCAAAATTATCGGTAAAAATCCTCTTCACGGAACTGTAATGCCCCAAGGGAACAAAAACGAGGCCTTACCTATTTTAGGCGCAGTCTGTTTAGTCCCTGGCGAAGTGATTATCGAGAATATCCCCCAGATCTCAGACGTACTCATGCTCATGGACGTTCTACGCCATCTAGGAATGGAAGTAGAGGATAAGGGAGAGGGTACCTTCTTATTCAGAAATAACGGAGATCTAAAGTCGGATCTTCCTGCAGAACTATGTTCCAAGATCAGAGGTGCCGTAACACTTGCAGGTCCCATTCTCGCCAAAACAGGAAGAGTGTTTTTACCAAGACCAGGCGGAGACAAGATTGGACGGAGAAGAATGGACACTCATCTTCTCGCACTCCAAGCATTGGGCGCTCAGATAGAAGTATTTCCGGATGGTTACGAAATCAAAGGAGATAGACTTAGAGGCACGGACCTTCTCATGGACGAAGCTTCTGTTACGGCTACTGAAAACGCGGTCATGGCGGCAGTGCTCTCCGAAGGCATTACCATCTTACGTCATGCAGCCAGCGAACCTCATGTGCAAAGACTTTGTAAATTTTTAGTTTCTGCAGGCGCAAAAATTTCAGGGATCGGTTCTAATATTCTCACGATAGAAGGAGTCAGCTCCTTAAAAACTCCGGACAAACCTCATAGGATAGGATCCGATTATTTAGAGATCGGAAGTTTTATCAGTTTAGCTGCAGTCACCGGCGGAGAAATTTTCATTGGAGATGTGGAACTCGAAGATATCCGAATGATCCGCATGGTATATTCTCGTTTAGGGATAGAAGTTCGCCCCCAAGACGGAGGCATCTTAGTTCCTTCCGACCAAAAAATGGAGATCATTCCGGATTATCACGGAGCCACTCCAAAAATAGACGATTCTCCATGGCCTGGCTTTCCGGCAGATATGACTTCTGTAGCGTTAGTCACTGCAACACAATGTAAAGGGACAGTACTCATTCACGAAAAAATGTTCGAATCTAGATTGTTCTTCGTGGATAATATTATCTCAATGGGTGCTCAAATTATACTCTGCGATCCACATAGAGCGATCGTGATAGGACCAAATCGTCTTTATGGACAAAAAGTAGCAAGCCCCGATATTAGAGCAGGGATGGCAATGATCATCGCAGCTCTCTGTGCAGAAGGTACAAGCTCTATCCATAATATCGTCCAGATAGATAGAGGATTCCAAGATATAGATACTAGACTTAGATCTCTCGGCGCTCATATTGAGAGGATAGGTGAAGAATGA
- a CDS encoding apolipoprotein N-acyltransferase yields the protein MDSFLHRFREFQKTLFFDFFCFLWTGAFAFLAFAPFYLSHLVWIAPFGLFWITHKYSGRYWRLVGYGFLFGVFFYAIAFHWIHHMAMVFGNFPWLVSFIILLLAGVLFGAKFPIFLVSYSFLSRRVGKHSVWVAGVCGMAADMIGYQLFPWYWGNLAAGNIILAQTVEIAGVYGLSFLVFVISYTIFETNLLHLPEILRSKEKRSHFIKFWTLPFALLLLFVVVGSTLYLKWKNVTPSKTLEVLVVQPDAPMSIRDERGRSPREVIEDLMGRMDKMVENAVQKAGKNPDLIVLPEAGIPYFSANRELLKIRMGDRIYWPRFDSLMVSFANRYKATVFFNEIDAAYKIKSSGKEYLRYFNNNVIYDPNGVRRQAYQKQYLVMFGETMPFEFMYDLSPQTGRFDPGESFDLLHYYSDIPKESPQTILPVTWEKTEGIDADFVRNYYSPTHTELKDEGTFLPLICYEVIVPEFVRKFKDSGNPQFIANLTNDKWYGTTTESDQHFELGRLRAIEWRRWLVRSTNSGISGYVDHLGNFIEGKSTSLMKAETSWQQIQVIDSPPGFYVLYGNLIPWIMIILTAVYYGNLLLRNNKSAA from the coding sequence ATGGATTCTTTTTTACATCGCTTTAGAGAGTTTCAAAAAACACTGTTTTTCGACTTCTTCTGTTTTCTTTGGACTGGGGCATTTGCCTTCTTAGCATTCGCTCCTTTTTATCTCAGCCATTTAGTTTGGATCGCACCCTTTGGTCTGTTTTGGATCACTCATAAATATTCCGGACGATATTGGAGATTGGTAGGGTACGGTTTCCTATTTGGGGTATTCTTCTATGCGATTGCATTCCATTGGATCCATCATATGGCAATGGTTTTCGGGAATTTCCCTTGGCTTGTCTCATTTATCATTCTTCTTTTAGCGGGTGTTTTGTTCGGGGCTAAGTTCCCTATCTTCTTAGTCTCTTATTCCTTTCTTTCCAGAAGAGTAGGAAAACACAGCGTTTGGGTAGCCGGAGTCTGCGGAATGGCAGCGGATATGATCGGATACCAATTGTTTCCTTGGTATTGGGGAAATCTCGCAGCAGGAAATATCATACTCGCTCAAACTGTGGAGATAGCGGGAGTTTATGGACTTTCTTTTTTAGTATTCGTAATCTCTTATACGATTTTTGAAACGAATCTGTTACATCTTCCTGAGATCTTAAGATCCAAAGAGAAAAGATCCCATTTTATAAAGTTCTGGACCTTGCCGTTTGCGTTACTTCTTCTTTTCGTCGTCGTAGGTTCCACCTTGTATTTGAAATGGAAGAACGTAACTCCAAGCAAAACCTTAGAAGTCCTAGTAGTCCAACCAGATGCTCCTATGAGTATTCGAGACGAGAGGGGAAGATCTCCAAGAGAAGTAATAGAAGATCTTATGGGAAGAATGGACAAAATGGTGGAGAACGCTGTCCAAAAAGCGGGCAAAAATCCGGACCTGATCGTTCTACCGGAGGCAGGAATTCCTTATTTTTCCGCGAACAGAGAATTGCTTAAGATTAGAATGGGAGATCGGATCTATTGGCCTAGGTTCGATTCCTTAATGGTTTCTTTTGCGAATCGATATAAGGCGACAGTATTCTTTAATGAAATAGACGCAGCTTATAAGATTAAAAGTTCCGGAAAAGAATATCTCAGGTACTTTAATAATAACGTAATATACGATCCGAATGGTGTCAGAAGGCAGGCTTACCAAAAACAATATTTGGTAATGTTCGGAGAGACCATGCCTTTCGAGTTCATGTACGATCTGAGTCCTCAAACTGGAAGGTTCGATCCGGGAGAATCTTTCGATCTTCTACATTATTATTCCGATATCCCTAAAGAGAGTCCTCAGACTATTTTGCCCGTTACCTGGGAAAAAACAGAAGGAATAGATGCGGATTTTGTAAGAAATTATTATTCTCCGACTCATACTGAATTGAAAGATGAAGGAACTTTTCTTCCTTTGATCTGTTACGAAGTGATCGTTCCGGAATTTGTAAGAAAGTTCAAAGACTCAGGAAATCCTCAGTTCATAGCAAATCTTACCAACGATAAATGGTATGGGACCACTACTGAGAGTGACCAACATTTCGAGTTAGGAAGACTCCGAGCAATTGAATGGAGAAGATGGCTGGTCCGTTCTACCAATTCAGGTATTTCAGGTTACGTGGATCATTTGGGCAATTTTATAGAAGGTAAATCTACTTCTCTTATGAAAGCCGAAACCAGTTGGCAACAGATCCAGGTGATCGATTCTCCTCCTGGATTTTATGTTCTCTATGGAAACCTAATCCCTTGGATCATGATCATCTTAACCGCAGTATATTACGGAAATCTATTACTCCGTAATAATAAATCTGCCGCTTAA
- a CDS encoding LIC_13246 family protein gives MKVRRSREVEEHFGWMKLKTDQLGFLGIIHSVNRFYDSLQGSQSNELRYFRRKLVKTDFRYSKIFMKKFGDYEYLIYARIETPGKSESDSWIHVDGIRMERDEMKAKGVKDHPSYEIRCISDIFESSCVPASKSEEDKIDSDCG, from the coding sequence ATGAAGGTTAGAAGAAGCAGAGAAGTAGAAGAACATTTTGGTTGGATGAAATTGAAAACGGATCAATTGGGTTTTTTAGGAATTATACATTCCGTAAACAGATTCTATGATTCTCTCCAAGGTTCCCAATCCAATGAGCTGCGTTACTTCCGAAGAAAATTAGTAAAAACTGATTTCAGATATTCTAAAATTTTCATGAAGAAGTTCGGAGATTATGAATATCTGATCTATGCAAGGATCGAAACTCCTGGAAAATCGGAATCCGATTCTTGGATCCATGTAGATGGGATCAGAATGGAAAGGGATGAAATGAAAGCAAAAGGAGTAAAGGACCATCCATCCTACGAAATTAGATGTATCAGCGATATTTTCGAATCCTCTTGTGTCCCAGCTTCCAAGTCGGAAGAGGATAAAATAGATTCGGATTGTGGCTAA
- a CDS encoding RNA polymerase sigma factor: MGSLDTIYRRERDRILAWVRSRVADPEEAEDLLQESFLTAVTELDSAGSIEYLLAYVYAVLRNKVGDWYRFKKAGKYSNSRLEQEFFLEDAIPDKAAGPEKEFYRSLVLQELAIAVEELPEEQKSAFVENVFEGKSFREISEATGIPEGTLSARKSYAKDFLAKRLKDLKVFFLEEF, encoded by the coding sequence TTGGGATCCTTGGACACGATATACAGACGGGAAAGAGATAGAATCCTTGCATGGGTTCGTTCCAGGGTTGCGGATCCGGAAGAAGCAGAAGATCTTCTTCAGGAATCTTTTTTAACCGCTGTGACCGAGCTGGATTCTGCGGGGTCTATAGAATATCTTTTAGCTTATGTGTATGCGGTACTTCGCAATAAAGTGGGGGACTGGTACAGATTTAAAAAAGCGGGGAAGTATTCTAACTCTCGTTTGGAGCAGGAGTTTTTCTTAGAGGACGCGATACCTGATAAAGCTGCAGGACCTGAAAAGGAATTTTACAGAAGTCTTGTGCTCCAGGAATTAGCGATCGCTGTAGAAGAACTACCTGAAGAACAAAAATCCGCGTTTGTGGAAAATGTGTTCGAAGGAAAATCCTTTAGAGAAATTTCGGAAGCCACCGGAATTCCAGAAGGAACCCTCTCTGCACGAAAATCTTACGCAAAGGATTTTTTAGCAAAACGTTTGAAGGACCTGAAGGTTTTCTTTCTGGAAGAGTTTTAA
- a CDS encoding VOC family protein: MEVNHIGITSRDPEVSANFYREIFGLPQKEETERAAKVLGIGKSNIAIYGEKNDPSSPVFGSGCDFAIRVDAKSFREIEQRLFSQRLEYGVRKSSKTLFLNFQDPDGYLVELICEEE, encoded by the coding sequence ATGGAAGTAAATCATATCGGTATCACCTCCCGTGATCCGGAAGTAAGTGCGAATTTTTATCGTGAAATTTTCGGTCTCCCCCAAAAGGAGGAGACCGAAAGAGCCGCAAAAGTTCTCGGTATAGGAAAATCTAATATAGCGATCTATGGAGAGAAGAATGACCCTTCTTCTCCCGTATTCGGATCCGGGTGTGATTTTGCGATTAGAGTGGATGCGAAAAGTTTTCGTGAGATTGAACAAAGATTATTTTCTCAAAGATTAGAATACGGTGTTCGTAAATCTTCTAAGACACTCTTTCTGAATTTCCAAGATCCCGATGGCTACTTGGTTGAATTGATTTGCGAAGAAGAATAG
- a CDS encoding NADP-dependent isocitrate dehydrogenase: protein MAKIKVKTPLVELDGDEMTRIIWKEIKDRFIHPYLDIELDYYDLGVEYRDKTEDKVTVDSANAILKYGVGVKCATITPNQDRVVEYKLKKEWKSPNGTIRSILDGTVFRKPIIVNNIPSGVRSWQKPIVVGRHAFGDLYKDTELYIPEAGKVEIVFTTKDGKEKERVTINDFDGPGVVMGQFNLDKSIYSFAEACFNYAISEKINVWFATKDTISKKYHARFRAIFDEVSTKRAAELKAAGIEYWYYLIDDAVAQIVKNPGGMLWALMNYDGDVMSDMVASGFGSLGLMTSVLVSPDGKFEYEAAHGTVTRHYRQYQKGETTSTNSVASIFAWTGALAKRGELDGTPDVVAFAQKLEKAVIDTIQAGEMTKDLVLLTTTKGPKQLDTFQFMEAIQKRL, encoded by the coding sequence ATGGCTAAAATTAAGGTGAAAACTCCTCTCGTCGAACTCGACGGGGACGAGATGACACGTATAATTTGGAAAGAAATTAAGGATCGTTTCATTCATCCTTATCTTGATATAGAATTAGATTATTATGATCTAGGCGTAGAATATCGAGATAAAACGGAAGATAAGGTCACTGTTGATTCCGCTAATGCTATTTTAAAATACGGGGTGGGCGTTAAGTGCGCTACCATCACTCCGAATCAAGATCGGGTCGTTGAATACAAACTCAAAAAAGAATGGAAGTCGCCAAACGGGACTATTCGTTCCATTCTTGACGGAACAGTTTTCCGTAAACCGATCATCGTAAACAATATTCCTTCTGGAGTTAGATCCTGGCAAAAACCGATCGTAGTAGGTCGTCACGCATTCGGAGATCTTTATAAAGACACTGAGCTTTATATTCCGGAAGCCGGAAAAGTAGAGATCGTATTTACTACAAAAGACGGAAAAGAAAAAGAAAGAGTTACTATCAACGACTTCGACGGACCTGGAGTTGTGATGGGACAGTTCAATTTGGACAAGTCCATCTATAGTTTCGCAGAAGCTTGTTTCAATTACGCGATTTCCGAAAAGATCAACGTATGGTTTGCTACTAAAGACACCATCTCTAAAAAATACCATGCTCGTTTCCGTGCAATCTTCGACGAAGTTTCTACTAAAAGAGCGGCGGAATTGAAAGCAGCCGGTATCGAATACTGGTATTACTTGATCGACGACGCAGTTGCTCAGATCGTTAAGAACCCAGGCGGAATGCTTTGGGCTCTCATGAACTACGACGGAGACGTAATGTCCGATATGGTTGCATCCGGATTCGGATCCTTAGGACTCATGACTTCAGTTCTTGTTTCTCCAGACGGAAAATTCGAATACGAAGCGGCTCACGGAACTGTGACTCGTCACTACCGTCAGTATCAAAAAGGAGAAACTACTTCGACCAACTCTGTAGCTTCTATCTTTGCATGGACCGGAGCTCTTGCTAAGAGGGGAGAATTGGATGGAACTCCTGATGTTGTAGCTTTCGCTCAAAAATTGGAGAAGGCGGTAATCGACACCATCCAAGCGGGAGAAATGACCAAGGACTTAGTCCTACTTACCACAACCAAAGGCCCGAAACAATTAGATACCTTCCAGTTTATGGAGGCGATTCAAAAACGCCTTTAG
- a CDS encoding response regulator, with translation MNASKERPYQGGLKEGAGLPAEKLRILIVDTSKVILEIISSEFSSSLFEVQKVSLVEEAALLARENKFDLITLGIYLEGGTGFDLCGEIRSKGKKEKFASSEARIIFVTSDFTEENRMIAHNAGADGFIEKSQELSSFQSTIDEIIKDLIQEKKIPSQKNPNLAKRKVLIIDDSELNLMLFRRLLESKGAEVQTAISGKHALQILEEKPKDFAAIFTDMYMPGMNGNEFCSIVQKNPAFSQIRLGITSAAEESSLALDKVPSGVELFSKPYDIQEICNFLK, from the coding sequence ATGAACGCAAGCAAGGAAAGACCCTACCAAGGCGGCCTAAAGGAAGGTGCCGGTTTGCCTGCAGAAAAACTAAGAATACTAATCGTAGATACAAGCAAGGTAATCCTTGAAATTATCTCCTCCGAATTCTCCTCATCTTTATTCGAAGTCCAAAAAGTATCCCTTGTGGAGGAAGCCGCACTACTTGCCAGAGAGAATAAATTCGATCTAATCACTTTAGGGATCTATTTAGAAGGTGGTACAGGATTCGATCTTTGCGGAGAGATCAGAAGCAAAGGTAAGAAAGAAAAATTCGCCTCCTCGGAAGCAAGGATCATATTTGTGACTTCAGATTTTACGGAAGAAAATCGAATGATCGCTCATAACGCAGGCGCAGACGGCTTTATAGAAAAATCCCAGGAACTAAGTTCATTTCAGTCTACGATAGACGAGATCATAAAAGATCTGATACAAGAAAAGAAGATCCCTTCTCAAAAAAATCCTAATTTAGCAAAACGCAAAGTACTCATCATAGACGATTCCGAGCTAAACTTGATGTTGTTCAGAAGATTACTCGAATCCAAAGGAGCAGAAGTCCAGACCGCGATTTCAGGAAAACATGCGCTCCAAATTTTGGAAGAAAAACCAAAGGATTTTGCAGCGATCTTTACCGACATGTACATGCCTGGAATGAATGGGAACGAATTCTGCAGTATTGTACAAAAGAATCCTGCATTTTCTCAAATACGATTGGGGATTACTTCTGCTGCGGAAGAATCTTCCCTCGCTTTAGACAAGGTTCCAAGCGGTGTGGAATTATTCTCCAAACCTTACGATATACAAGAGATCTGTAACTTTTTGAAATAA
- the mazG gene encoding nucleoside triphosphate pyrophosphohydrolase produces MKAPDPKDYPNSMAFLQDITSKLRSPEGCPWDREQTHSTLVPYLIEESQEVVEAILKGNDEHTKEELGDLLFQVVLHSQIASERGAFGLEEVAKDVAEKLVLRHPHVFDPETKDISSADEVVANWDLFKEKEKQLRQKTSKPKSILSEVPETFPSLLKAEKFQKKASKAGFDWEDIKGVEEKLNEELQEFLHEIRGISDPSSNQIRIEEELGDLLFTIVNLARKLGVSAESSLTRTNTKFKHRIEYIEARLGESDRKFSETPLDELEKLWNLAKTGLQKQTQNPLEKKQGNVSELIRGLSSFFIWKQPPETDWPKTYSFSYQSAEYSLVFSAFGSMTLLPSADPWGRKAQPIFYLNLSEKNPNTWEDLSGNSYKIQEDIYEAILGSIHDYSRFAPDARGADYKKGVSGKEE; encoded by the coding sequence ATGAAAGCTCCCGACCCGAAAGACTATCCGAACTCGATGGCATTTCTCCAAGACATAACTTCTAAACTCAGAAGTCCGGAAGGTTGTCCTTGGGATAGAGAGCAGACACATTCCACCTTGGTACCTTATCTAATCGAAGAATCTCAGGAAGTGGTAGAAGCAATCCTCAAAGGAAACGACGAGCATACTAAGGAAGAACTGGGAGATCTATTATTCCAAGTGGTCCTTCATTCCCAAATCGCATCCGAAAGAGGTGCTTTCGGTTTGGAAGAAGTGGCAAAGGACGTGGCGGAAAAATTAGTACTCCGTCACCCGCATGTATTCGATCCGGAAACAAAAGATATCTCGTCTGCCGACGAGGTAGTCGCTAACTGGGATCTATTTAAAGAAAAAGAAAAACAACTCCGACAAAAAACCTCCAAACCTAAATCCATCTTATCCGAAGTTCCTGAAACATTTCCTTCTCTACTAAAAGCCGAAAAATTCCAGAAGAAGGCGTCCAAAGCCGGTTTCGATTGGGAAGACATAAAAGGTGTAGAAGAAAAACTGAATGAAGAATTACAGGAATTTTTACATGAGATCAGAGGGATCTCTGACCCTTCTTCCAATCAGATCAGGATCGAAGAAGAATTGGGAGATCTCCTTTTTACCATAGTGAATCTGGCAAGAAAGTTAGGAGTCTCCGCAGAATCTTCTCTTACTAGAACTAATACGAAGTTCAAACATAGAATAGAATATATAGAAGCTCGTTTAGGGGAATCGGATCGTAAGTTTTCAGAAACTCCTTTGGACGAATTGGAAAAACTCTGGAACCTAGCGAAGACCGGTCTCCAAAAACAAACCCAAAATCCTTTGGAAAAAAAGCAGGGAAACGTTTCGGAACTGATCCGTGGACTTTCTTCTTTTTTCATTTGGAAACAACCCCCTGAAACAGATTGGCCTAAAACTTATAGTTTTTCTTACCAATCGGCAGAGTATTCTTTAGTATTCTCCGCATTCGGATCTATGACGTTATTACCAAGCGCGGATCCTTGGGGCAGAAAGGCACAGCCAATCTTTTATCTAAATCTATCCGAAAAGAATCCTAACACCTGGGAAGATTTGTCTGGAAATTCCTATAAAATACAAGAAGATATATATGAGGCAATCTTAGGATCGATCCACGATTATAGTCGCTTCGCGCCGGATGCACGTGGCGCGGACTATAAAAAGGGAGTTTCGGGGAAAGAAGAGTGA
- a CDS encoding DUF6580 family putative transport protein: MSLSKNLVAFALLVLAVLSRFLPHLPNFTPVLAISIFGGVYFSNRWLAIALPLGIMLISDLVIGLHDMIPVIYGLFVVYAIVGIKLKDRLGVGSLAIAGFAGSVSFFVITNFFVWLTSGMYTLSGQGLVECYIAAIPFFKYSLLGDFTYVSVLFGSYYLLEKNGFVASTQAA, translated from the coding sequence ATGTCACTATCTAAAAATTTGGTAGCTTTCGCATTACTCGTACTTGCGGTTCTCAGTCGTTTTCTTCCTCACTTACCGAACTTCACTCCGGTTTTGGCGATTTCCATTTTCGGTGGGGTTTATTTCTCTAACCGTTGGTTAGCGATCGCTCTTCCCTTGGGAATTATGCTGATCAGCGACTTAGTGATCGGTCTTCACGATATGATCCCAGTGATTTACGGATTGTTCGTAGTGTATGCAATCGTAGGAATAAAACTCAAAGATCGTTTGGGTGTTGGATCTTTGGCGATTGCCGGTTTTGCAGGTTCTGTTTCATTCTTCGTGATCACCAACTTCTTTGTTTGGTTGACTTCCGGAATGTATACTTTGAGCGGACAAGGATTGGTAGAATGTTATATCGCTGCGATCCCTTTCTTCAAATACAGCCTGCTCGGAGATTTCACTTATGTTTCCGTTCTGTTCGGTTCCTACTATCTATTGGAAAAGAACGGATTTGTGGCTTCTACCCAAGCAGCTTAA
- a CDS encoding LA_2444/LA_4059 family outer membrane protein — translation MQTFLKLSASIFLGIFLFVSGPVYPQGKLPDPEALEKEADELEYQAGKSQVQAERRRLALLAAEKRKQAADVRNELHDRELSKPYDRPTLDIQFAALQSTWESEVLARQKNIGVNNYNTILSASGAYQNAQTTAAGAGVNPNLLNDSITSYSSPQGNTKTAFPIKLSYLNTAKTFGIEFNYLDLKIRPSYTTVDTASVLSALAPVQYHSVQYRRLDYSLNFAWYMQTATGRIGLALGARNLDIISSEYGVIPGNYGFGKSEEKAGGLGPQIGIRIFKNFNAFLLGHFKADYFRTLGHYDRNTQGVLNGIAGPYILNTAPLGGLKENLLSRTGYEIDVGVSLLRSRWLKYTLGFQYTELISKVSGYNYNPNVLPGSPGDVLFLNQVSKPLDQISTGSALRKEVHDKFYGIYLSLTLTI, via the coding sequence TTGCAGACTTTCTTGAAACTTTCCGCATCCATATTCTTAGGCATTTTCCTATTCGTTTCCGGTCCTGTTTATCCTCAGGGCAAACTACCGGATCCGGAAGCCTTGGAAAAAGAAGCAGACGAACTGGAATATCAAGCAGGCAAATCCCAGGTCCAAGCGGAAAGAAGAAGACTTGCCCTACTCGCCGCGGAAAAAAGAAAACAAGCCGCAGATGTCCGAAACGAACTTCATGATAGGGAATTATCCAAACCTTATGATCGACCTACCTTGGACATCCAATTTGCAGCATTACAATCCACTTGGGAATCCGAGGTGCTAGCCAGACAAAAGAATATCGGTGTTAATAATTACAATACGATCCTTTCTGCATCTGGTGCTTATCAGAACGCTCAAACTACTGCCGCCGGTGCCGGCGTAAATCCGAACCTATTAAACGACAGCATCACAAGTTATTCCAGTCCGCAAGGAAATACAAAGACTGCGTTCCCAATCAAACTTTCTTATTTGAATACAGCCAAAACTTTTGGGATAGAATTCAATTATTTAGATCTAAAGATCAGACCTTCTTACACAACCGTAGACACTGCGTCCGTATTGTCTGCACTCGCTCCGGTCCAATATCATTCCGTTCAATACAGAAGATTGGATTATTCATTGAACTTTGCTTGGTACATGCAAACCGCAACCGGAAGGATAGGCCTCGCACTAGGGGCTAGAAACTTAGATATCATCTCCAGCGAATACGGAGTGATCCCCGGAAATTATGGATTCGGAAAATCCGAAGAAAAAGCAGGAGGTTTAGGTCCTCAGATCGGAATTAGGATCTTTAAGAATTTCAACGCATTCTTATTAGGACATTTTAAAGCGGATTATTTCAGGACTTTAGGACATTATGATCGAAACACACAAGGTGTTCTAAACGGAATTGCAGGACCTTATATTTTAAATACTGCACCTCTGGGTGGTTTGAAAGAAAACCTGCTCAGTAGAACCGGATACGAAATTGATGTGGGTGTTTCCCTACTCAGAAGCCGTTGGTTGAAATACACATTAGGATTTCAATATACGGAACTGATCTCCAAGGTTTCTGGTTATAATTATAATCCGAATGTTCTTCCGGGATCACCAGGCGATGTATTATTCTTAAATCAGGTATCCAAACCTTTAGATCAGATCTCTACAGGCTCAGCTTTACGAAAAGAAGTACATGATAAATTCTATGGAATTTACTTAAGTCTGACTTTGACTATTTAA
- a CDS encoding TIGR00730 family Rossman fold protein — translation MTQMKPAICVFCGSRPGKEPRYLQAAVFLGHLMATEGIGLVYGGATSGLMGAVADSVLEKGGTVIGVLPEFLSSKEIAHKEITELILVPTMHERKLLMYEKSIAFIALPGGIGTLEELVEVTSWNQLGVLSKPIGILNVNGFFDPLLRQLDHMVEEGFLDSQTREWIEVSADPEELFEKIIKRSRI, via the coding sequence CTGACTCAGATGAAACCAGCCATTTGTGTATTCTGCGGTTCCAGACCTGGCAAGGAACCTCGTTATCTCCAAGCCGCAGTATTCTTAGGTCACCTAATGGCCACAGAGGGAATTGGGCTGGTTTACGGAGGGGCCACCTCAGGATTGATGGGAGCCGTTGCCGATTCCGTATTAGAAAAAGGCGGGACTGTAATAGGAGTTCTTCCTGAGTTTCTTTCCAGTAAAGAGATTGCTCATAAAGAAATTACGGAACTGATCTTAGTTCCAACCATGCATGAAAGAAAACTTCTCATGTACGAAAAGTCCATAGCGTTCATCGCTCTACCGGGCGGGATCGGGACCTTAGAGGAATTGGTAGAAGTTACTTCTTGGAATCAGCTAGGAGTTCTTTCCAAACCGATAGGTATACTGAATGTAAACGGATTTTTCGATCCACTATTACGCCAATTAGATCATATGGTGGAGGAAGGTTTTTTAGATTCTCAAACCAGAGAATGGATAGAGGTCAGTGCAGATCCTGAAGAACTTTTCGAAAAGATCATTAAAAGAAGTAGGATCTAA